A region of Drosophila mauritiana strain mau12 chromosome 3L, ASM438214v1, whole genome shotgun sequence DNA encodes the following proteins:
- the LOC117140791 gene encoding platelet glycoprotein Ib alpha chain-like, whose protein sequence is MRFQLTIFLAVAAFVSTAWAASGPAATPPADPATPPATDPATPPATDPATPPATDPATPTTPTTPTTPSASDSSTTAPTTVAPTTKKPSEKKKTVVHYKKKTHKPIRRRTIRHSHEGKRKNRSRRD, encoded by the coding sequence ATGCGATTCCAGCTAACTATCTTCCTCGCCGTCGCGGCTTTCGTTTCGACTGCCTGGGCAGCGTCTGGTCCTGCCGCAACTCCGCCCGCTGATCCTGCTACTCCACCGGCCACTGATCCTGCCACTCCTCCGGCTACTGATCCTGCCACACCTCCGGCCACTGATCCCGCCACGCCCACTACTCCAACTACTCCCACTACTCCCTCGGCATCCGATAGCAGCACCACCGCACCCACCACCGTGGCTCCCACCACCAAGAAACCAAGTGAGAAGAAGAAGACCGTTGTCCACTACAAGAAGAAGACCCACAAGCCGATCAGACGCCGCACGATCCGCCACTCACATGAAGGCAAGAGGAAGAACCGATCCCGCCGGGATTGA
- the LOC117141950 gene encoding lysine-rich arabinogalactan protein 19-like, with amino-acid sequence MRSQITIFLAIAVFVSTAWAVSGPAATPPADPATPPATDPATPPATDPATPPATDPATPTTPTTPTTPSAPDSSTTAPTTVAPSTKKPSEKKKTVVHYKKKTHKPIRRRTIRRSHEGKRKNRSRRD; translated from the coding sequence ATGCGTTCGCAGATAACTATCTTCCTAGCCATTGCGGTTTTCGTTTCGACTGCCTGGGCAGTGTCTGGTCCTGCCGCAACTCCGCCCGCTGATCCTGCTACTCCACCGGCCACTGATCCTGCCACTCCTCCGGCTACTGATCCTGCCACTCCTCCGGCCACTgatcctgccacgcccactactCCAACTACTCCCACTACTCCCTCGGCACCCGATAGCAGCACCACCGCACCCACCACCGTGGCTCCTTCCACCAAGAAACCAAGTGAGAAGAAGAAGACCGTTGTCCACTACAAGAAGAAGACCCACAAGCCGATCAGACGCCGCACGATCCGCCGCTCACATGAAGGCAAGAGGAAGAACCGATCCCGCCGGGATTAA